A single region of the Arthrobacter sp. zg-Y820 genome encodes:
- a CDS encoding ABC transporter permease: MATLLRLLGRRLAALPFMLLGVTIMVFIVLSVIPADRATAVLGENASEEAKEAFREDRGLNDSLLVQFLRYLGGVVRLDFGFTNPPEESVASKIASAFPVTLQLTLLGILLAVFLALVLGVTSALYRDRWPDQAIRVFSIAAIATPSFWLAILLIQWFALPAGSIFPTGGLDWAEQYGFVGWMYSMALPALALGLPVSASLIRVVRTSMVEELDRDYVRTAIGNGVPYRTVVARNVLRNALVTPVTVLGLRIGYLLGGAVVIEKIFNLNGMGDLIIVGLNTSDTNLVQGAVLTIAVAFVVVNILVDVLYVLINPRIRTV, translated from the coding sequence ATGGCAACACTATTGCGCCTGCTGGGCCGCAGGCTGGCAGCCCTGCCATTCATGCTGCTTGGCGTGACCATCATGGTCTTTATCGTCCTGTCGGTGATCCCGGCAGACCGTGCCACAGCCGTCCTCGGCGAAAACGCCAGTGAAGAGGCCAAGGAGGCCTTCCGCGAGGACCGCGGCCTGAATGACTCCCTGCTGGTGCAGTTCCTGCGCTACCTGGGCGGCGTGGTGCGGCTGGACTTCGGCTTCACCAACCCGCCGGAGGAATCGGTGGCCTCCAAAATTGCCTCCGCGTTCCCGGTCACCCTGCAGCTGACCCTGCTGGGCATCCTGCTGGCCGTGTTCCTGGCCCTGGTCCTCGGCGTCACCAGCGCCCTGTACCGGGACCGCTGGCCGGACCAGGCCATCCGTGTCTTCTCCATCGCCGCGATTGCCACGCCGTCCTTCTGGCTGGCCATCCTGCTCATTCAGTGGTTTGCACTGCCCGCCGGCTCCATCTTCCCCACCGGCGGCCTGGACTGGGCCGAACAATACGGCTTTGTCGGCTGGATGTACTCCATGGCGCTCCCAGCCCTCGCGCTGGGCCTGCCGGTCTCCGCCTCCCTGATCCGCGTGGTGCGCACCTCGATGGTCGAGGAGCTGGACCGCGACTATGTCCGCACCGCCATCGGCAACGGTGTTCCGTACCGGACCGTGGTCGCCCGGAACGTGCTGCGCAACGCCCTGGTGACCCCGGTGACCGTCCTGGGCCTGCGCATCGGCTACCTGCTCGGCGGCGCCGTGGTGATCGAGAAAATCTTCAACCTCAACGGCATGGGTGACCTGATCATCGTCGGGCTGAACACCTCGGACACCAACCTCGTCCAGGGCGCCGTGCTGACCATCGCCGTGGCCTTCGTCGTCGTCAACATCCTGGTGGATGTCCTCTACGTACTCATCAATCCCCGGATCCGGACGGTATAA